From one Triticum aestivum cultivar Chinese Spring chromosome 4B, IWGSC CS RefSeq v2.1, whole genome shotgun sequence genomic stretch:
- the LOC123090198 gene encoding cytochrome b561 and DOMON domain-containing protein At4g12980-like gives MARLLVLAATTVLLLLAAGATAQQQGCENATFPAGRSFARCNTLPVLGASLYWTYHAANGTAELAFRAQSDAAGWVAWGINPSGAGMARSNVFVASQGGSGAVSVLTTILRTTSPALDNTTLSFAVPVPPTAEYAAGAYTIYVTVALPGNSTQQNTVWQAGPLSGGAIMAHRMSGPNLQSVKRQDFLSG, from the coding sequence ATGGCGCGGCTCCTCGTACTCGCAGCCACCACCGTGCtgctgctcctcgccgccggcgcgaCCGCCCAGCAGCAGGGCTGCGAGAACGCGACGTTCCCGGCGGGCCGGTCGTTCGCGCGGTGCAACACCCTGCCCGTGCTCGGCGCCAGCCTGTACTGGACGTACCACGCCGCGAACGGCACTGCCGAGCTCGCGTTCCGCGCGCAGTCCGACGCCGCCGGCTGGGTCGCCTGGGGCATCAACCCCAGCGGCGCCGGCATGGCCAGGAGCAACGTCTTCGTCGCCTCGCAGGGCGGCAGCGGCGCCGTGTCCGTGCTCACCACCATCCTGCGCACCACGTCCCCCGCCCTGGACAACACCACCCTCTCGTTCGCCGTGCCGGTGCCGCCCACCGCCGAGTACGCGGCCGGCGCGTACACGATCTACGTGACGGTGGCGCTGCCGGGGAACTCCACACAGCAGAACACGGTGTGGCAGGCCGGCCCGCTCAGCGGCGGGGCCATAATGgcgcaccggatgtccggcccgaaCCTGCAGAGCGTCAAGAGGCAGGACTTCCTGTCCGGCTAG